From Bradyrhizobium sp. NDS-1, the proteins below share one genomic window:
- the mmsB gene encoding 3-hydroxyisobutyrate dehydrogenase, translating into MATIAFIGLGNMGGPMAANLVKAGHKVVAFDLVEASRAQAKADGAGIADSAPAAVKGADVVVTMLPAGKHVLGVWSEVVPVMAKGAVIIDSSTIDVESARQAHALATKHGVLSVDAPVSGGTGGAKGATLTFMCGGEENAFAAAKPVLENMGKKIVHCGSAGAGQAAKICNNMILGISMIAVSEAFALGEKLGLSHQALFDVASTSSGQCWSLTTYCPVPGPVPTSPANNDYKPGFASALMVKDLTLAQDAAKAAGAATPLGKHAQEIYQSFDAAGQGGVDFSGIIKHVRSLAGKA; encoded by the coding sequence ATGGCCACGATCGCATTTATTGGTCTGGGCAACATGGGCGGCCCGATGGCGGCCAATCTGGTCAAGGCTGGCCACAAGGTGGTGGCGTTCGATCTCGTCGAGGCCTCGCGCGCGCAAGCCAAGGCGGACGGCGCCGGCATTGCCGACAGCGCGCCTGCCGCGGTGAAGGGCGCCGATGTCGTCGTCACCATGCTGCCGGCCGGCAAGCATGTGCTGGGCGTCTGGAGTGAGGTCGTCCCTGTCATGGCCAAGGGCGCGGTGATCATCGATAGCTCCACCATCGACGTCGAGAGCGCGCGCCAGGCCCATGCGCTGGCGACGAAGCACGGCGTGCTTTCGGTCGACGCGCCGGTCTCCGGCGGCACCGGCGGCGCCAAGGGCGCAACGCTCACCTTCATGTGCGGCGGCGAAGAGAACGCGTTTGCCGCGGCCAAGCCCGTGCTGGAAAACATGGGCAAGAAGATCGTGCATTGCGGCAGCGCCGGCGCTGGCCAGGCGGCCAAGATCTGCAACAACATGATCCTCGGCATTTCCATGATCGCGGTCAGCGAAGCCTTTGCGCTGGGCGAGAAGCTCGGCCTTTCGCATCAGGCGTTGTTCGACGTCGCCTCGACCTCCTCGGGCCAGTGCTGGTCGCTGACGACCTATTGCCCGGTGCCGGGCCCGGTGCCGACCTCGCCTGCGAACAACGACTACAAGCCGGGCTTTGCCTCGGCGCTGATGGTGAAGGATTTGACGCTGGCGCAGGACGCTGCAAAGGCTGCCGGCGCTGCGACGCCGCTCGGCAAGCATGCGCAGGAGATTTATCAGTCTTTCGACGCAGCCGGTCAGGGTGGGGTGGATTTTTCCGGAATTATCAAGCACGTTAGGAGCCTAGCCGGGAAAGCTTGA
- a CDS encoding enoyl-CoA hydratase/isomerase family protein, producing the protein MNAVEEGDLVARIEGSVGVIRLNRPKAINAVTLEMFRDIDKALDRFEADPDVAVIVLEGAGERGFCAGGDIRTLWESSKVNGDLGKILWREEYILNARIKTFPKPYVAFMDGIVMGGGVGLSAHASHRVVTERTKLAMPEVGLGFFPDVGGTFLLSRSPGEIGTYFGLTGQTMNGPDAIHAKFADAVVPVAKWPELREALTRVRPGVTATEVSKLINGVATGETAGPVAAKEPIIDALFGFDRMEDIFAALERDGSEFALATLKTLNEKSPRGMVVTLKLLRLARTASSLEECLVREYRAALEVFRSDDFREGVRAAVIDKDRNPTWSPSRVEDVTPQMLAPYLAEIGTDELKFS; encoded by the coding sequence ATGAATGCAGTGGAAGAGGGCGATCTGGTCGCTCGCATCGAGGGCTCGGTCGGCGTCATCCGCCTCAACCGTCCCAAGGCGATCAACGCCGTGACGCTGGAGATGTTTCGCGACATCGACAAAGCGCTCGATCGTTTCGAGGCTGATCCTGATGTCGCCGTGATCGTCCTGGAGGGCGCCGGCGAGCGCGGCTTTTGCGCAGGCGGCGACATTCGAACGCTCTGGGAAAGCTCGAAGGTCAATGGCGACCTCGGCAAGATCCTCTGGCGGGAAGAATACATCCTCAACGCCCGCATCAAGACGTTTCCGAAGCCGTATGTCGCGTTCATGGACGGCATCGTGATGGGCGGCGGCGTCGGTCTCTCCGCACATGCGAGCCATCGTGTCGTCACGGAACGCACCAAACTGGCGATGCCCGAGGTCGGCCTCGGCTTCTTCCCCGATGTCGGGGGCACCTTCTTGCTGTCGCGCTCGCCCGGCGAGATCGGCACTTACTTTGGCCTGACCGGCCAGACCATGAACGGGCCCGACGCCATCCACGCGAAATTCGCCGATGCCGTGGTGCCGGTGGCCAAATGGCCCGAGCTGCGCGAGGCACTGACCAGGGTTCGTCCAGGCGTGACTGCGACCGAGGTCAGCAAGCTCATCAACGGCGTTGCGACCGGCGAGACGGCCGGGCCGGTCGCCGCCAAGGAGCCGATCATCGATGCGCTGTTCGGCTTCGACCGCATGGAGGACATTTTCGCTGCGCTGGAGCGCGATGGCTCCGAGTTCGCGCTGGCCACACTAAAGACGCTGAACGAAAAATCGCCGCGCGGCATGGTGGTGACGCTGAAGCTTCTGCGATTGGCACGTACCGCATCGAGCCTGGAAGAGTGTCTGGTGCGGGAATATCGGGCCGCGCTGGAAGTCTTCCGCAGTGATGATTTTCGCGAGGGCGTGCGCGCGGCCGTGATCGACAAGGACCGCAACCCAACCTGGTCGCCGTCGCGGGTCGAGGATGTGACGCCGCAGATGCTTGCGCCGTATCTCGCCGAAATCGGTACTGATGAGCTGAAGTTTAGCTGA
- a CDS encoding isobutyryl-CoA dehydrogenase: MQFALNEDQIAIRDMALAFAAEKIAPHALRWDEEKHFPVEVMREAATLGMGGIYIREDVGGSAMTRFDAALIFEALATGCPTTSAFISIHNMASWMIDAYGSDTQRHQWLPKLCSMELIASYCLTEPGAGSDAAALRTRAVRDGDHYVLNGQKQFISGAGGTDLLVAMVRTGGDGPGGISTLVIDGKTPGVSFGANERKMGWNAQPTRAVMFENARVPVANRLSEEGVGFKIAMAGLDGGRLNITACSLGGAQTALDKARAYMKERKAFGKRLDEFQALQFRLADMAIELEAARTFLWRAAAALDRKDPDATMLCAMAKRFGTDVGFEVANHALQLHGGYGYLSEYGIEKIVRDLRVHQILEGTNEIMRLIVARKLIEGAR; encoded by the coding sequence ATGCAGTTCGCTCTGAACGAGGATCAGATCGCAATCCGCGACATGGCGCTGGCGTTTGCGGCGGAGAAGATCGCGCCGCACGCGCTGCGCTGGGACGAGGAAAAGCATTTCCCCGTCGAGGTCATGCGCGAGGCGGCAACACTCGGCATGGGCGGCATCTACATCCGCGAGGATGTCGGCGGCTCGGCCATGACGCGGTTCGACGCGGCGCTGATCTTCGAGGCGCTGGCGACGGGCTGCCCGACCACGTCCGCCTTTATCTCCATCCACAACATGGCGTCCTGGATGATCGATGCCTACGGCAGCGACACCCAGCGCCATCAATGGCTACCGAAGCTCTGTTCCATGGAGCTGATCGCGAGCTATTGCCTGACCGAGCCCGGCGCGGGGTCGGATGCCGCGGCGCTGCGCACCCGCGCCGTGCGCGACGGCGATCATTACGTCCTCAACGGCCAGAAGCAGTTCATCTCCGGCGCCGGCGGTACCGACCTCTTGGTCGCGATGGTGCGCACCGGCGGGGATGGCCCCGGCGGCATCTCGACCCTTGTCATCGACGGCAAGACGCCGGGCGTCTCATTCGGTGCCAACGAGCGCAAGATGGGCTGGAACGCGCAGCCGACCCGTGCCGTCATGTTCGAGAACGCCCGCGTGCCCGTCGCCAATCGCCTCAGCGAAGAGGGCGTCGGCTTCAAGATCGCGATGGCCGGCCTCGACGGCGGTCGCCTCAACATCACGGCGTGTTCGCTCGGTGGTGCGCAGACCGCGCTCGACAAGGCGCGCGCCTACATGAAGGAGCGCAAGGCGTTCGGAAAGCGGCTCGACGAATTCCAGGCGCTGCAGTTCCGCCTTGCCGACATGGCGATCGAGCTGGAGGCCGCGCGCACCTTCCTGTGGCGTGCGGCGGCGGCGCTGGACCGGAAGGATCCCGATGCCACCATGCTGTGTGCGATGGCCAAGCGGTTCGGCACGGATGTCGGCTTCGAGGTCGCCAACCACGCGCTCCAGCTTCACGGCGGCTACGGCTACTTGAGCGAGTACGGCATCGAGAAGATCGTGCGCGATCTGCGCGTGCACCAGATCCTCGAAGGCACCAATGAAATCATGCGGCTGATCGTGGCGCGCAAACTGATCGAGGGCGCGCGATGA